Genomic window (Anaerohalosphaeraceae bacterium):
CCCGAAGCAGTTTTTCCCCAATTTGCCGTGCTTGAGCATATTTTTTCGCCTGCTCGGGGGTCTGCGGAACAGGCGGATACGACGGTGCCGGCTCAAACTCCGTCGGCACAACTAACGGCTTCTCATTCTTAACCGTTTCTCGTACCCATCGCGGTATATTCCGGACATCCAGTTGCTGGATTTGCTCCAGCAGCCGCCCGCGCTGCTCCAGCGTCAACTCCCCCCAAAACGTCAGCAAATGTCCCTGCCCAATTTCTTCTAAAAGTCGCCTGGTATTATCTACATCTATTGTTTTCATAAAAATCCTTTAATCATGAAATCCAGAAAACGGCGTATTATAAAAAAGGAAGATTGGTTTTCAAGAAAAGATTGAATCCGGGGGCAACTGAAATCAAAAAAATGCGAAAAATTAAATTTTTTTATTGACAAACTTTTTATGCGTCCGGTATTATCCCTATAGATGGGTAAGTAGGCAGAAAGGTATAATAAGTTAACAGCCATCATTTTTTATTATTTGTTGTTATATTTTTTCATTCCTTTCTACCTGCCCCCCTTAAAAAAAACACTTTGGGATTGGCAGCGTCGGAAAAGCACCCTTTTAAGAACTTTCCAAATTTCGTGCGCAATCCGGTCTGAAAAAACCGGTAGGATTTGCTCACAGAAAAGTGAACAAACGTCCCTGCGTAGGGGAAAAACTGCACTTATTGTAAGTGTTTTGCCGGATGCGCTCTGTCGAGCAAATCTTCAAAAAGTTAAGGAGAAACACGATGAAAAAGAGAGGTTTTACATTAATTGAGCTCTTGGTGGTCATCGCCATCATTGCGATGCTGCTGGCCATCCTGATGCCCGCCCTCAACAAGGTCAAGAAGATCGCCATGAGGGTCGTCTGCGGCACCAATCTTAAGGGCTTGGGCAACGCCATGACCGTGTATGCCAACGACTTCCAGGGTCAATTCCCCTGCCAAGGACAAGGGAAGTCTCTTATCTGGGACCGCTACACAGACCGCGTTTTCCAACAAACAAATAACTTCGTGGATGGGGATCATATCACGGTAGGTGCCAGCTTGTATTTGCTGGTTCGACTGGCAGATTGCAGCCCAAAGTCATTTGTCTGTCCGGCAAGCGACCAAGTCGAATTTAGCGGCAAAAACCCAAGCAACTATGATATTGTCGAACTTTGGGATTTCGGGCGCTATGACGGCGGGGCTGCTTACAATGCTGAAGGACCGGAACGCTGTGTCAGCTATTCCTATCACCAGCCCTATATGGGGACTACAACAGGAGCTCCCGGACGTTATCGGGCAGATGATACCCGTTCTGCTGCCTTTGCTGTTATGGCCGATAAAAACCCATGGTATGACCCGAAAATCACAGAAACAACTTTTTCAGGCACAAACTTGATGAACTGTGTAGATAAGATTGGTGCTTATTGGCTAACCAAGTATAGTCCTTCCGTTGGGAATGTTCGTCAGAATCAGATGGTTGCAAACGCTCAGCCACACGAGCGGGAAGGTCAAAACGTTATGTTTGCCGACGGTCACAACAGCTTCGAAAAAACTTCTGATGTTGGGATAAAAAATGACAACATTTACACTCCTTATTATCAAGCCAGCCCCACAAGCACTACCCCTTGGCAGTGGCGCCAAGGGTTGACGCCGATTACACCTGACCGTCAGGGCACAGACGAAGCCCCAAAAGGCACCGAAGACTCTTTCCTTGTCAACGACTTCGGTCAACAAGTTCGCTAAAAAACAAAAAATAGTCTCCTCGAAGGCCCTTTCTTTTGAAAGGGCCTTTTTATTTACCCAGATTTTAAATTATTAGACATGGTACAGAGCTACTACTATCGGATGTCTTCGCCCTTTCATAGCCCGACGAAGCGGACTCTCATTCGTTGGGAATATGGTCCAGTTGCAATAAACAAACGGCTGATGTTCAGGCGGAAAATCTTCCGAAGTAATTATCTCAACCCTGCTAAACAAATCCCGAAAACGTTCGTAGTAATCTGCTCCAGGTGCTCGCACATGTCCAAACTCATAAGGATTCGGGCAATTGTATTCCATCGTTACCTCGGACACGATCGGTACTTCGATAATCGCCAGCCCGCCCGAGCGAAGAACCCGTCGAATTTCACACATCGCCTGTCTATCTTCAGAAACGTGCTCCAACACATGGGAAGCAAATACAACATCGAACGAACCATCAGAAAACGGTAATCGGCGGATATCCGCCCTGATATCTACATTCGGCATCTGAATATCTGTTGTGGTTACCTGCCGAAATAAATTTCTGAATTCTTCATAAAACAGAGGTTCCGGAGCAAAATGAAGAAGAGTTTTTTCCGAAAATCTATACTGTGCAGACAACCGATGCATCAAAAGCCATTGAACGCGTTGCCTTTCCGCAGCTCCACATCTTGCACATAACGCATGTTTACGTTGAAGAGGATGCCCGGGACGATCCATCATAAACGGACCTCGATATCCACATATCGGACACAAAAAAGAAGGATAAAACAGATGCCGAATACGAAATCGAAACAATTGGAATGAACTTAATGGCGGTTTTGTATTCATTACCCTTTCTCTATTAAAAAATTGTTTCGGACAAATCACGCTCATCAGAAAGCATTTCGAGAAAAATGTCTTCCAGACGGCGATTTAATTCCCGAATATCATAATTGTTTCTCACATACTCTCGCCCTCTTCTGCCCATCTCTCTCCGAATCTCCGGGTGTTCAGCCAGATATTGAATCTTTTCCGCCAGCGCCCGGCTGTCCCGCTCCGGAACTAGATAACCCGTCTGTTCATCAAGAACAGCTTCCG
Coding sequences:
- a CDS encoding class I SAM-dependent methyltransferase, with amino-acid sequence MMDRPGHPLQRKHALCARCGAAERQRVQWLLMHRLSAQYRFSEKTLLHFAPEPLFYEEFRNLFRQVTTTDIQMPNVDIRADIRRLPFSDGSFDVVFASHVLEHVSEDRQAMCEIRRVLRSGGLAIIEVPIVSEVTMEYNCPNPYEFGHVRAPGADYYERFRDLFSRVEIITSEDFPPEHQPFVYCNWTIFPTNESPLRRAMKGRRHPIVVALYHV